Part of the Mytilus trossulus isolate FHL-02 chromosome 2, PNRI_Mtr1.1.1.hap1, whole genome shotgun sequence genome is shown below.
caaccaaaaaatagagtgtctgttaccatggcaaccactcATATTTTCccactcaaaattattttttgagcatttttcatttattgcttCGTGTAGAccaattatagaaaaaatctgAAACCTTCATGTATCGCACTCTGCCTGGTTCTTACAAAGAGCTGtacttaaaacattaaaagattaaaagaaaaaagaagaaagaaatgtaaacaatttCTACCTGGTGATAAGGACTGTGCTAATTTTAATGCGAAATCACATTCTTCACTGTCCTCGAATCCTCTGGACAGTACCACTATAACTCTCCGACATCTGTAATGATAAACAGTTGAGACTAACGTTTATGCCCTGTATCTCGTAGtattcatatgttactatgaaaaaaatacatattataacatGGTTGCCTCTATCTTTATTTAAACAGACTCGAGGCTCTAAAGTACCCGAGTCGATCACCTTAGTCTATGCACATATTAAGCACTCTCTAACATTATAGACGCAGGCACtaacttgtctcagaaaaaaaagataacttgCCTGTGATTATAGACGAAAATGACGATTagaattttctgttttgttaatCTTCTATTGTTGAccattgattatttttattttttctctctatcttctttagtttttgctcaaatcacaaaaaggttaaaaaaaaaaaaaagctttatttAAGGGCTAATACTCCAATAAAGAGTGACAGTTTTCTGGCTATATCAGCAAAATTTGACTCGTAAGTAGATCATGACTTgctgataaattttattaatttaacgcttctttatttttgttatagttttcaaataataatagtacgcaaaattgaacaaaaaagataaaattattgttatataagGTCAATAActgacagatttaatgtttatgACAATTTGCAGTGTTCAACATTCTGAACATTTCCGCTCATGCCAGATTTCTCTATTTATAAcggttttcaaaataatagacACAACTTGCATGTtactatattttcttttaagcCAAGTCGGCCATCTTGGTAATCGGGGTAGGCCGGGTTTGTGGTTGGTGTtattcttaaaacatttttttcaaataccttTACAAGTAATGTTACCTGTTAGCAATCATTTCTGCTGTTACTACATATTTCTCATCGCCAGCGAGATCGTCCCTACCAGGAACATATAACCTTATATTATGATCTTCTCCTTCTAAAATGTTCACCATATCTTTCATAAACAGGATATCTCGTTCTGTGTTACCATAAACAACAAAAGCATCGTATCTGtcactttctttaaaaataaaagaaaaaaaatgtttcatttgcaGTACAAAAATATAGTGGTGTTATGTTTTATAACAGCAtgctttttatatagattagacagttggttttcccatttgaatggttttacattactaATTTTTGGACATACAATTTCAGAGAAGATTCTTGCCAAATATGTCGACGACGACAACAAAAACGATGAACTTCAAGTGATGATAATAGCTCGCTTGGCTTTTAAGGCAAGGTGAAGTAATAAGCACAACacaaacttttttgtttgcttGCAAGATtaaatttcagtaattttttaaatcatttttcatcGTCTTTTTCGctacagaaattattttttcttcatttaccATTTTTCAGTGAATGAAAATATGTCTTACCTGATACCTTTGGTTTAGGTGGCATTTGAGCACGAGCTGGCTGTTTGGAATGTTCTACATCTCTTCCTGAAATAATGACAAAGTTGttaatcagtcaaaaattatatatcaaaaacacGCGTTCTTACACCTGCTCCGTTATATCGATAATAACAAACCCCGGTCATGCATGCATAGAATGTAGGCTACATTGACCCAGAtgtattgaaatttaaacaaatttgtagTCATAATTCCTTCTTACAAATAAATTATGAGTCTAAATTTCTATTGCTAATATTTTTAATGGTGACCAAATATCTTCATAACTGTATCAGtactatgaatattttttagcAAACCCTTACTATGCTGGACCGTAATTTTATGGGCTCTACACCATAGGTACATGAGGACAGGAAATATATTCTTATACCCCTCACCCTTTTTCCGAATTCTTCTTTTCTCccatcaatttcaaatatgcGTGTTTTACTGTATGATATCAACATtagttggtgaccttctgctgttgttttttctatgttcgggttgttgtctctttgacacattccctatttcccttctcaattttatagaaatatcttataattttttattaactataaaTTCCAAGTTTACTTTCCACATCGGTCACTGCCGACTATATTGTATAAAGTATACACATAGATATCAATGTCCGCTGCGGATAGTAGATTTCGAAGGaataaaattatagttttaaaaacatatctTCACAAAGTTGATTCAGTGTTTTTCGGCATGCGTTACTTTCTATATCGAgcatattgtaaaaaaaaataaacacatgcaAACTTCTTAGATCTTCTTAAAGAAACGAGATTATCAAGTTAATCTAAAAGTTAGTCATCATCAtccatttttatattcaataattttttGGGGCCAAAAGTGTTGGGGATAATTAAGTAAACCCACAATAACAAAATTCGAAGAGGGGCTTTTTAAAGATTGCATAGACTTTACATTTAAAACTGAGATTTAAAATTAACTTCATTTGAAGTACACATCTAACATTCGTGTATGTGCTACCAATCTTCttgtttatttctaatttaatCTATCATATAAGTTTGCTTAGTGTAAAATTTAAATGGCACATGTACTTCCTTAAAGGTATACATGTAACAAGAGAAATATAGGACACAATCAAATATATACGACTTCCTGAAAACATGTCGTCTGGAACTTCCTGGGTAAAAATACACATTAAACTGGAGGATAAGATATTGGATACGAAATTTtaacaagaaataattaaaactcaatTTTATCAGTTCACCTTATCATAAACCGAGACATACAGAAACAATCAACCATATTTGACCTTCACCAGTAATCGGAAATACTTTCGATTTTATGTAAAACTTGAAGTGGCTAGGCATTAGGGAAATGGTGTGAATTAAATTGCACTCGATTGAATTAAGGATAGGCTAAGAACAAACTGAGAGGACAAATATGATGCAAATATACgcattataatattataaatatcttaGCAAACCTATGCTTTTATACACAATTAATGTCAACTCGGGTTGAATATTGTACAGACAATAATAAGCTATTTTTCGTAGATAgcatattttttacattgtttgtTGTTGGGTTGATATCTGTAAATTTGGCGTAGATATGACATACTTTCATTAATCTCGagtcattttaaatatatatctatgtttCAACTTAAGTTAcatacaacaaaaatatataagctAACTATTATTATATGAGCCTTAATTGTTGCTAATCAGTTTTATAACTGACATGTACAGAAAACCATCATCAACATGTGAAAACTCATCAAAGAAAAATACTTAATATACTTCTGTTGTTTTAGAGtaaaaataattcgaatattATAATAGAGTAGACTAGGAagtaatatacatttatttgattttttttaatgtgtatgTGTATGATACTTGTGTGTGTGTGATGtgattaaatatagaaatactacGTACTTATACTTTTTTCGCTATCCAACACAATATCTGGTCTCTGTATCTGTACAAGATACTTTAACAAGGTGTCAACGGTTGGGGACATCCTTAGTCTAGTACTCCAGTCGTTAAGAAGAGCGGTAGTTGGACTTTCATGTTGTTCAAATTTTCTCATTTCCTTTGTCATGTATCCAGTTATTTCTGCAAGTCCATACCAGTCGTTACTGTATTCTCCTAAAACATAGCCTTCTGTATCAAGACTGTTAGACAAGGTCTTTGTAGATGTCGCTCTCAATATTTTGAGTGGAACGTCTTTACAATACTCTATCAAGTTCTGAATTATTCTTTCATCATCTGAAATTGGTTCATCAGCCATTTTAATAAAGTCttcaaacaaaaaagttcaCAGTAACCAACTTCCAGATGAAAATCGGAAATATTGTAAAAGTCTTCCGGTTTAGTTAAATATGGTTACCTCAGTGGAAATCCAAGTTATATCcgatatatttttatcaatacaaatttaaagttttcattACGTTATATGTctatatttagttttgtaaGCCAGGTATACGCAGAAAATTCAGTTTAAAACATGTTTGGAATTAATGAGTCGAACGATTTCACTGAATATTTCTGCTTGCAACCTCTACATTACTTGAGATGATTATTCGACTTTGATTTGAAGCTGTTACATTGaagattagaaaaataaatctaaaatccGTGTATTTCAACTAATTATTATTTTCTAGTACGAAAGCCCAAAATAATAGATGGAAGAAATTGACGGAAGTATTTCAAAAACGTGGGCGCTCATAAAATGATGAAACGGAAATAAGATCCAAATATGGGTAAAAGTCTCTTCAGTATAGGTCGCTGAAAGACGcagttcattcataaaaaatatacatgtatatcctgaattgtttTCTTGTTTACACAAACATCACAATCTAGTTACAAACATCCCAAAAATTACAACAgttgttaaacaattttacttttctacatttccTAAAACGTTTTCCTTGTTCTGGTCAATAGAAGCGGAAAATCTACATCGTGTTAAATCTGTAACTCCGGTCGACCAACTTGTACGATTATGATTGTGTCAATATTAAATGTGACTTAAaatgattttctgaaaatagcaTAATAATCGTTAACGGCTTGCTGATGttgaatttagtaaaaaaaaactttttttaaacctCTGAATCTAGAAAGGCATTTTACCACGAAAATTCGATGGTACAAGGGAAATGAAGCAATCATGTGGTTagaaattactttattttcaattgacaCACTAGTGATAAATAAAATACGCATCTTTTTTATAGACACAACTATGATCTACTTCGGCGTTCCGGATGAGTATGTTAATGCAATGAGGGGTCATACAACTTGTATGAAAATAGGCTCATTTTCGTCAGGGGGAAACGCAAAACAAACGACCGTCGTTAATATGTTCATACTGATCTCCCTTGAGTCTACACGACTATACTTTAACAGAACGATCCTTACGATCCTTACGGTTACTAGTATaaagtttatgtttttcttACTGTCAAAAATTAAGTATTTAGAATATAAAGAGGTAAAGTGGCATATTTCTATAGCATCCGTTGATTTTGTTTGGCAGCCATCATATTATTAACCGTTATGGGAAATATTTGTCGCAAATGACcatgaataattatatatttcacATATGATATCGTCCTCAACGAAAATGATTTACCCAATGCGTCCGCCATGTCGATCATCGGATTTTCTCTCTCGTATGTGAATATGTATGGCAACCAGAATCATCCATAATTTTTTGATAGTAgttaaaatggcaaaatataatttctttttggtgtatccatggcaaaaatctgcatttattttatataaaatattgcaaaaagggaaaagatgtcacatatttcccaaAAAATTGTTTGCAGTTATAATTTTTCTGAAACTGTCTATCAAGAAGTCCAATAAAAAGCCTATGTCTTTCGTTAATATGAGCGCATTATACGCCCATcgaccatatttttttttaaagaatgaacCTTCATAACTCGAAATATCAGaaatttataatagaaaaggACCAAAGGGAGCTCACGTCAATAGAAATTAAGCAGTCccttaagtttcatgaaaagtGCTAAAACACTTTTGAGTTATCGTCTGAAAACTTGACAATCACtcttttttaatctataaatcgGGAACGTAAAACCCAAAGGGATAtcacgaaaataaatataaacaattctcccaatttttatacaaattagttTAAGCGTTAGTGAGTAATAGTacgacagacagacagacagacagacagacagacagacagacagacagacagacagacagacagacagacagacagacagacagacagacagacagacagacagacagacagacagacagacagacagacagacagacagacagacagacagacagacagacagacagacagacagacggacagacagacggacaggacgacggacggacggacggacggacgttCTAGTAAAATCTTGTGGTAAATAACATCAAATGCGGCCGAAAGATCGAGCATCAGAAGTACAACACAACTGTTTTTGTCCAGTGCAGAAACTATATCGTGGTGAACACGTAGAAGAGCTGTTTCTGTAGAATGACGAGCTTGGTATGCAGATTGCAAATTTTCGTGCAGATTATTCGATTCTATGTGGTGATCAAGCCGAGAGGAAACAACTTTTTCCAAGACCTTTGACAAAAAACGGAAGGTTTGACACTGGACGGTAGTTTTTTAACACTTCACGATCTAGACTAGGTTTCTTCAGCAATGGTCGAACGATAGCTTGCTTAAATGGAGATGGCACCAGTGATTCTGAAAACGAGCAATTGACAATGTTTGTCACTGCCGGTAGAAGTTCATTTGAACAAGATTTTGGTGAATAGGTAGGCATTGGATCTAGTTCACAGTGTTTTGATTGTATGAAATAAACAGAGATGATTGACAATTCTGATGCAATCCGAAAAATCTACGGAAATCAAACAGCACCAAGACccacataaaaaataaacagtaaacaacGGGCCAGAAAAGACAACA
Proteins encoded:
- the LOC134707042 gene encoding myeloid differentiation primary response protein MyD88-like: MADEPISDDERIIQNLIEYCKDVPLKILRATSTKTLSNSLDTEGYVLGEYSNDWYGLAEITGYMTKEMRKFEQHESPTTALLNDWSTRLRMSPTVDTLLKYLVQIQRPDIVLDSEKSIRRDVEHSKQPARAQMPPKPKVSESDRYDAFVVYGNTERDILFMKDMVNILEGEDHNIRLYVPGRDDLAGDEKYVVTAEMIANRCRRVIVVLSRGFEDSEECDFALKLAQSLSPGAKTKRIIPILLDNVKIPLILNFVGTVNFTNPMQREWVWPRVAATIKCPLVPSIQDWQCTIDDLKNMKYDSKHVQHLLYGISVACQEFPAEEEEEKKGKKGEKKKKS